In Acidobacteriota bacterium, the following proteins share a genomic window:
- a CDS encoding class I SAM-dependent methyltransferase — protein sequence MRASSLHQRAMDWLHRRLHRLPMSPRLLVPRGRSQRLEAHRALYRWAARGAGGQRALDLGCGTGYGCDELMLAGAEEVVGIDVDPRCVRYARRRFSKAGALFEVCDLTGKPDVLPPLQRLGAEGGVDLAVCIDVLQELEEPDKAVATAARLLNQGGRFIATFSPSRRLRDGEWWQCLISHFRQVEAWSLRESTTSATNHHRPQGRFVIERYDSDRGEPLYLVFSCRDPRDPRSLAASEEIAGLPSWLATENPVPPLFSRVGRSSGREH from the coding sequence ATGCGCGCTTCTTCACTCCACCAGCGCGCCATGGACTGGCTCCATCGGCGCCTTCACCGCCTCCCCATGAGCCCGCGGCTCCTCGTGCCCAGGGGACGTTCGCAGCGCCTGGAGGCCCATCGCGCCCTCTACCGCTGGGCGGCCCGCGGCGCCGGGGGGCAGCGGGCCCTCGATCTGGGATGCGGCACCGGCTATGGCTGCGACGAGCTGATGCTCGCCGGCGCCGAAGAGGTCGTGGGCATCGATGTCGATCCGCGCTGCGTCCGCTATGCCCGGCGCCGGTTCTCCAAGGCTGGTGCCCTCTTCGAAGTCTGCGACCTCACCGGAAAACCGGACGTCCTCCCGCCGCTGCAGAGGCTGGGCGCCGAGGGCGGGGTCGATCTGGCGGTCTGTATCGATGTTCTTCAGGAGCTCGAGGAACCAGACAAGGCGGTGGCGACAGCCGCCCGCTTGCTCAACCAAGGCGGACGATTCATTGCGACCTTCTCCCCCTCCCGTCGGCTGCGCGACGGCGAATGGTGGCAGTGCCTGATTTCCCACTTCCGACAGGTCGAGGCCTGGAGCCTGCGGGAATCGACCACCAGCGCGACAAATCACCATCGCCCCCAAGGACGATTCGTCATCGAGCGCTACGATTCCGACCGGGGCGAGCCGCTCTACCTGGTCTTCTCATGCCGGGATCCTCGGGACCCGCGATCCCTAGCGGCGAGCGAAGAAATCGCCGGCCTGCCGAGTTGGCTGGCGACGGAAAACCCCGTGCCGCCGCTCTTCTCTCGCGTCGGCCGATCCTCTGGCAGAGAACACTGA
- a CDS encoding TonB-dependent receptor gives MRRSILWLTALVGVTSGVAAQTSPPSSTSHLIPQYSAEVIVTATLDEEPESEISASATVISTQEIADRQVSEVLDLLRTVPGLAVVRSGSPGKVTSLFSRGTNSNQTLFLWNGLEINDPFLGAVDLSGLSAHGVERIEAVKGPFSALYGGSAVGGVVQVLSAQHQGGGVRLEGGGDGYRRGAFTGGLDVGTVHLELSAQSRQGDGQVDNDFFDSDDLAARAEWQARPDLMVGLGLSGTDSEVGVPFGFFGDPTPNQTNARERRQIQLPVSWTSSDWSVDGRLGRYSEDLVARNPDNPFSGSETEATSSSARAVARRQSDDRSWWIAFGGDWEEQEAEREDAFSVLPTVDQGTWAAFSQLRLQRGPVTLDAGLRYDDADTFGSETNLRLGSVVALGDGWRLRGSYGEGFRPPSLSDLYFPGFSNPDLEAERAESYELGIDGERGAWRWGLVAFNIDQENLIQFAPPTFLPFNVGRARSQGLEGQATVRLDRFVGRLTATYLEAEDRDTDSPLLRRPEESADLLLTWRFGDWTLNAVGQFVGERFDFGGVELDSYTTLDLATTWVVRSWASPFLRIENVTDESYEEAAGFPAPDRTVSGGVSLSF, from the coding sequence ATGCGTCGCAGCATTCTGTGGCTGACCGCCCTCGTCGGGGTGACGAGCGGTGTGGCAGCTCAGACCTCGCCCCCCAGCTCTACCTCTCACCTGATTCCGCAGTACTCCGCCGAGGTGATCGTCACGGCGACCCTCGATGAGGAGCCGGAAAGCGAAATCTCAGCCTCAGCCACCGTGATCTCGACCCAGGAGATCGCCGATCGCCAGGTCTCCGAAGTGCTCGACCTGCTGCGCACGGTCCCCGGTCTGGCGGTGGTGCGCTCGGGTTCGCCGGGCAAAGTGACGTCGCTGTTCTCCCGCGGCACCAACTCCAATCAGACCCTGTTCCTGTGGAACGGCCTCGAGATCAACGATCCCTTCCTCGGCGCCGTCGACCTCTCTGGCCTGTCGGCCCACGGCGTCGAGCGCATCGAAGCGGTCAAAGGGCCGTTCAGCGCCCTCTACGGCGGCAGCGCCGTCGGCGGCGTCGTGCAGGTGCTGTCGGCCCAGCACCAAGGCGGCGGAGTGCGCCTCGAGGGTGGCGGCGACGGCTACCGCCGCGGCGCCTTCACCGGCGGCCTCGACGTCGGCACGGTCCATCTCGAGCTCAGCGCCCAGAGTCGCCAGGGCGATGGCCAGGTGGACAACGACTTCTTCGACAGCGACGACCTGGCGGCGCGTGCCGAGTGGCAGGCTCGCCCCGACCTGATGGTTGGTCTCGGGTTGAGCGGCACCGACTCCGAGGTCGGCGTTCCCTTCGGCTTCTTCGGCGATCCGACGCCCAATCAGACCAACGCTCGCGAGCGGCGCCAGATTCAACTGCCGGTTTCCTGGACGAGCTCGGACTGGAGCGTCGACGGTCGCCTCGGCCGATACAGCGAAGACCTGGTGGCGCGCAATCCGGACAACCCCTTCTCGGGCAGCGAAACGGAGGCCACCTCGAGCAGTGCCCGCGCCGTCGCCCGAAGGCAGAGCGACGACCGGAGCTGGTGGATCGCCTTCGGCGGTGACTGGGAGGAGCAGGAGGCAGAGCGCGAGGACGCCTTCTCGGTCTTGCCGACGGTCGATCAGGGCACCTGGGCCGCCTTCAGCCAGCTCCGCCTGCAGCGCGGGCCCGTGACCCTCGATGCCGGGCTGCGCTACGACGACGCCGACACCTTCGGCTCCGAGACCAATCTACGCCTCGGCTCGGTTGTCGCCTTGGGCGACGGCTGGCGCCTGCGGGGTAGCTACGGCGAGGGCTTCCGCCCGCCGAGCCTGTCGGATCTCTACTTTCCGGGCTTCAGCAATCCGGATCTCGAGGCCGAGCGGGCCGAGAGCTACGAGCTCGGCATCGACGGCGAAAGAGGCGCCTGGCGCTGGGGCCTGGTGGCCTTCAACATCGACCAGGAGAACCTCATCCAGTTCGCGCCCCCGACCTTCCTGCCCTTCAACGTCGGGCGGGCCCGCAGCCAGGGACTCGAAGGGCAGGCCACAGTCCGCCTGGACCGCTTCGTCGGCCGGTTGACGGCGACCTATCTCGAGGCCGAGGACCGAGACACTGACAGCCCCTTGCTGCGCCGGCCGGAGGAAAGCGCCGATCTGCTGCTCACCTGGCGCTTCGGCGACTGGACCCTCAATGCCGTCGGCCAATTCGTCGGCGAGCGCTTCGATTTCGGCGGAGTCGAGCTCGACTCCTACACCACCCTCGATCTCGCCACCACCTGGGTGGTGAGATCCTGGGCCAGTCCGTTCCTCCGGATCGAGAACGTCACCGACGAATCCTACGAAGAAGCCGCCGGCTTCCCGGCGCCGGACCGCACCGTCTCGGGAGGCGTGTCCCTGAGCTTCTGA
- a CDS encoding sulfite exporter TauE/SafE family protein, which produces MTLLLLLFGAGLMAGALNVLAGGGSFLTLPILIFAGLPPTVANGTNRVAILLQNVTAVWGFDRRQLIDRRLAAQAIVPALGGALIGTATALVVGDLAFQRILAVLMIVIVLWSLWGENPPAGERRLSRGGTVAAFFAVGLYGGFVQAGVGFLLLAVLTRLGLDLVRGNALKVLVVLCFTPLSLGLFAWQGKVDWTLGLVLAAGNALGAWIGVHLTVWAGHRVLRVLVTAAILVFAVVLFLQSG; this is translated from the coding sequence TTGACCCTCTTGCTCCTCCTCTTCGGAGCCGGTCTGATGGCTGGGGCGCTCAACGTCCTGGCCGGTGGCGGCTCCTTCCTCACCCTTCCGATTCTGATCTTCGCGGGGCTGCCGCCGACCGTAGCCAACGGCACCAACCGAGTCGCGATCCTGCTGCAGAACGTCACTGCCGTCTGGGGCTTCGATCGCCGTCAGCTGATCGATCGCCGACTGGCCGCTCAGGCGATCGTGCCGGCGCTCGGTGGAGCACTCATCGGCACCGCCACGGCCTTGGTCGTCGGGGACCTGGCCTTTCAACGAATCCTCGCGGTGCTGATGATCGTGATCGTCCTGTGGAGCTTGTGGGGCGAGAACCCGCCGGCGGGGGAGCGGCGCCTTTCGCGCGGCGGTACCGTCGCCGCCTTCTTCGCCGTCGGCCTCTACGGTGGCTTCGTGCAGGCCGGCGTCGGCTTCCTGCTCCTCGCCGTGCTGACTCGCCTGGGCCTCGACCTGGTGCGCGGCAACGCCCTCAAGGTGCTGGTGGTGCTGTGCTTCACGCCCCTGTCGCTGGGTCTCTTCGCCTGGCAGGGAAAAGTCGATTGGACCCTGGGCCTCGTCCTCGCCGCCGGCAACGCCCTCGGCGCCTGGATCGGCGTCCACCTCACCGTTTGGGCCGGCCACCGAGTGCTCCGCGTCCTCGTTACCGCGGCGATTCTGGTGTTCGCGGTGGTGTTGTTTCTGCAGAGCGGGTAG
- the ahcY gene encoding adenosylhomocysteinase, which translates to MTTATPTRHAFDIAREAGRPSFKVADLSLADWGRREIRLAEHEMPGLMVLRERHRDDRPLAGVKVMGSLHMTVQTAVLIETLVELGADVRWVSCNIFSTQDHAAAATVVGPDGSVDEPTGVPVFAWKGETLEEYWWCTEQALLWPDGSGPDLIVDDGGDATLLIHKGVEYEAAGAVPAFDANSEPEEWGVILDVLRAQLAKDGQFWTRMAAGIRGVSEETTTGVNRLYQMTKDGTLLFPAINVNDSVTKSKFDNIYGCRHSLVDGINRATDVMMGGKVAVVCGFGEVGKGCAQSLRGQGARVIVTEIDPICALQAAMEGYEVKSLESVIETADIFVTATGNKDIITADHMARMKDKAIVGNIGHFDNEIDMAGLKKLPGIATVNIKPQYDEWVFPDGHSVLVLAEGRLLNLGCATGHPSFVMSASFTNQVLAQIELHKNSDQYERKVYVLPKHLDEEVARLHLDHLGVELTRLTKDQADYLGISADGPFKPEHYRY; encoded by the coding sequence ATGACAACCGCAACTCCCACCCGCCACGCCTTCGACATCGCCCGCGAGGCCGGACGGCCGTCCTTCAAGGTCGCCGACTTGAGCCTGGCCGACTGGGGCCGCCGCGAGATCCGCCTCGCCGAGCACGAGATGCCCGGCTTGATGGTGCTGCGCGAGCGCCACCGCGACGACCGGCCGCTGGCCGGCGTCAAGGTGATGGGCAGCCTGCACATGACCGTCCAGACGGCGGTGCTGATCGAGACCCTGGTGGAGCTCGGTGCCGACGTGCGCTGGGTGTCCTGCAACATCTTCTCGACCCAGGACCACGCCGCCGCCGCCACCGTCGTCGGTCCCGACGGCAGCGTCGACGAGCCCACCGGCGTGCCGGTCTTCGCCTGGAAGGGAGAGACCCTCGAGGAGTACTGGTGGTGCACCGAGCAGGCCCTCCTGTGGCCGGACGGCTCCGGCCCGGACTTGATCGTCGACGACGGCGGCGACGCCACCCTGTTGATTCACAAGGGCGTCGAGTACGAAGCCGCCGGCGCCGTGCCGGCCTTCGACGCCAACAGTGAGCCCGAGGAGTGGGGCGTCATCCTCGACGTGCTGCGCGCCCAGCTCGCCAAGGACGGCCAGTTCTGGACCCGCATGGCGGCCGGTATCCGCGGCGTCTCCGAGGAGACCACCACCGGCGTCAACCGCCTCTACCAGATGACCAAGGACGGCACCCTGCTGTTCCCGGCGATCAACGTCAACGACTCGGTCACCAAGAGCAAGTTCGACAACATCTACGGCTGCCGCCACTCGCTGGTCGACGGCATCAACCGGGCGACGGACGTGATGATGGGCGGCAAGGTGGCGGTGGTCTGCGGTTTCGGTGAGGTCGGCAAGGGCTGCGCCCAGTCGCTGCGCGGCCAGGGCGCCCGGGTCATCGTCACCGAGATCGATCCGATCTGCGCTCTGCAGGCGGCGATGGAGGGCTACGAGGTCAAGTCCCTCGAGAGCGTCATCGAAACGGCGGACATCTTCGTCACCGCCACCGGCAACAAGGACATCATCACCGCCGACCACATGGCGCGCATGAAGGACAAGGCGATCGTCGGCAACATCGGTCACTTCGACAACGAGATCGACATGGCCGGTCTCAAGAAGCTGCCCGGCATCGCCACCGTCAACATCAAGCCGCAGTACGACGAGTGGGTCTTCCCGGACGGCCACAGCGTGCTGGTGCTGGCCGAGGGTCGGCTCCTCAACCTCGGTTGCGCCACCGGTCACCCGAGCTTCGTGATGTCGGCCTCCTTCACCAACCAGGTGCTGGCCCAGATCGAGCTGCACAAGAACAGTGACCAGTACGAGCGCAAGGTCTACGTGCTGCCGAAGCACCTCGACGAAGAGGTCGCCCGCCTGCACCTCGACCACCTCGGCGTCGAGCTCACCCGCCTGACCAAGGACCAGGCGGACTACCTCGGCATCTCGGCGGACGGTCCGTTCAAGCCCGAGCACTATCGATACTAG
- a CDS encoding metalloregulator ArsR/SmtB family transcription factor, with the protein MTAITSAGPDIFDRMGVLSEPTRGRLLVLLEEHELTVGELCAVLQQPQSTISRHLKVLGNGGWVTSWRDGTSRHYSMDAALTADAGSLWRLVRAQIADLPSAAQDRERLIAVLAERRTRSKEFFSSTAGEWDRLRRELFGEQAVFGPLLGLLDPGWTVGDLGCGTAQASAALAPFVGRVIAVDESPEMMAAAAERVTGHGNVELRGGRLEALPLGDDELDAALLVLVLHHVADPQAALREVARVLAPGGQLLIVDMLPHDRVQYRQEMGHLWLGFATAQLDRWLEDAGFDAIRRVTPTPDPRAKGPSLFVLSARCGGNPDRPRPS; encoded by the coding sequence ATGACTGCAATCACCAGCGCCGGACCCGACATTTTCGACCGCATGGGCGTCCTCTCGGAACCCACCCGCGGTCGCCTGTTGGTGTTGCTCGAAGAGCATGAGCTCACCGTCGGAGAGCTCTGCGCCGTCCTGCAGCAACCGCAATCGACCATCAGTCGCCATCTCAAGGTCCTCGGCAACGGCGGCTGGGTGACCTCCTGGCGCGACGGCACCAGCCGTCACTACAGCATGGACGCCGCTCTGACCGCCGACGCCGGCTCCCTCTGGCGCCTGGTACGGGCCCAGATCGCCGATCTGCCGTCGGCGGCCCAGGACCGCGAGCGCTTGATCGCCGTCCTCGCCGAGCGGCGGACCCGCTCGAAAGAGTTCTTCTCCTCGACCGCCGGCGAGTGGGACCGGCTGCGCCGTGAGCTGTTCGGCGAGCAGGCCGTCTTCGGCCCCCTGCTCGGCCTTCTCGACCCCGGCTGGACGGTCGGCGATCTGGGCTGCGGAACCGCCCAGGCGAGCGCCGCCCTGGCGCCCTTCGTGGGGCGCGTCATCGCCGTCGACGAATCCCCGGAGATGATGGCCGCAGCGGCTGAACGAGTGACCGGCCACGGCAATGTCGAGTTGCGAGGCGGCCGCCTCGAAGCCTTGCCCCTCGGAGATGACGAGCTCGACGCCGCGCTCCTCGTCTTGGTACTGCATCACGTCGCCGACCCGCAGGCGGCACTGCGCGAGGTGGCGCGCGTTCTGGCCCCCGGCGGTCAGCTCCTGATCGTCGACATGCTGCCTCATGATCGAGTCCAGTACCGCCAAGAGATGGGCCATCTTTGGCTCGGCTTCGCCACCGCCCAGCTCGATCGCTGGCTCGAGGACGCCGGCTTCGACGCCATTCGGCGCGTCACCCCGACTCCCGATCCGCGGGCCAAGGGTCCCAGTCTTTTTGTGCTTTCGGCGAGGTGCGGCGGCAACCCCGACCGTCCTCGTCCCTCGTGA
- a CDS encoding FxsA family protein, whose translation MFFRLALLFIAVPLIELALLVTLGQRVGLVPTVALVVLTGILGAALARHQGLATLGRLQAALAAGKPPHRELAQSALILLAGAVLLTPGLLTDIAGFLLLAPAIRRRAAQALVRALGRRFTRVRVSDPGAVEVDYEVVDPAPRGEPREPPRRLPEP comes from the coding sequence ATGTTCTTTCGCCTCGCCCTGCTGTTCATCGCCGTTCCGCTGATCGAGCTCGCCCTGCTGGTCACCCTCGGTCAGCGGGTCGGCCTGGTGCCGACGGTGGCTCTGGTCGTGCTGACCGGCATCCTCGGCGCCGCCCTCGCCCGCCACCAGGGGCTCGCCACCCTCGGGCGCCTGCAAGCGGCCCTCGCCGCCGGCAAACCTCCCCACCGTGAGCTCGCCCAGAGCGCCCTCATTCTGCTCGCCGGGGCGGTCCTCCTGACTCCCGGTCTGCTCACCGACATCGCCGGCTTCTTGCTCCTGGCTCCGGCGATCCGACGCCGCGCCGCCCAGGCTCTGGTGCGAGCTCTCGGCCGCCGCTTCACCCGCGTCAGGGTCAGCGATCCCGGCGCCGTCGAGGTCGACTACGAGGTCGTCGACCCGGCCCCGCGGGGCGAGCCTCGGGAGCCGCCCCGTCGCCTTCCGGAGCCCTGA
- a CDS encoding M20/M25/M40 family metallo-hydrolase, protein MAEAQRSNPAGPIAGARPACWGHSRWRQLGGAILLLLVGLLCARPAPAADEPPALAAAREYRSVHGSEILRELAELVRLPNVAADRPAIRRNAAFLETALTRRGLAAEVIELADAAPIVFAELETPGAQRTLLFYAHYDGQPVDPDQWRHGAWEPTLYSAAMEAGGRPFRWPSAEEEIDPDWRLYGRSTADDKAPIIALLAALDALAAAGLEASVNLKVLLEGEEEAGSPHLARYLDHLGERLAGDLWLFCDGPVHQSGRPQLFFGVRGFSGLEITVYGANRSLHSGHYGNWAPNPSERLVHLLASMKDEAGRVTVEGFYDSVVPIGEAERQALDEVPEFEATLRHALGLAESVGEERYNERLLLPSLNLRGLAGATVGATARNVIPSQATASIDLRLVLGNDPDELAQKVEDHIRRQGYTIVREAPDDETRRAHPRLARVVRQGGYRAVRTAMDLPAVSDLVAAATAAAGEPVVRVPTLGGSLPLYLFEGRPLIGVPIANHDNNQHAPNENLRLGNLWYGVDLMALLLTLPPAGAE, encoded by the coding sequence ATGGCCGAAGCTCAACGGTCCAACCCCGCCGGTCCCATCGCCGGCGCCCGCCCCGCGTGCTGGGGGCACAGTCGCTGGCGACAGCTTGGGGGTGCGATTCTCCTGCTCCTCGTCGGGCTGCTGTGCGCTCGGCCCGCGCCGGCGGCCGATGAGCCGCCGGCTCTCGCCGCGGCGCGCGAGTATCGGAGCGTCCACGGCAGCGAGATTCTCCGCGAGCTCGCCGAGCTGGTGCGCTTGCCGAACGTTGCGGCGGACCGGCCAGCGATTCGCCGCAACGCCGCATTTCTCGAAACGGCCCTGACCCGACGTGGCCTGGCCGCCGAAGTGATCGAGCTCGCAGACGCGGCGCCGATCGTCTTCGCCGAGCTCGAGACTCCCGGTGCCCAGCGCACCCTGCTCTTCTACGCCCACTACGACGGTCAGCCGGTGGACCCCGACCAATGGCGTCACGGAGCCTGGGAGCCGACCCTCTACAGTGCCGCCATGGAGGCTGGAGGGCGGCCCTTTCGGTGGCCCTCGGCGGAGGAAGAGATCGACCCCGATTGGCGTCTCTACGGGCGCTCGACGGCCGATGACAAGGCGCCGATCATCGCCTTGCTGGCGGCCCTCGATGCCCTCGCCGCCGCCGGCCTCGAGGCGAGCGTCAATCTCAAGGTCTTGCTGGAGGGAGAAGAAGAGGCCGGCTCGCCGCACCTGGCGCGCTATCTCGACCATCTCGGGGAGCGTCTCGCCGGAGACCTCTGGCTGTTTTGTGACGGGCCGGTGCATCAGAGCGGGCGTCCCCAGCTGTTCTTCGGGGTGCGTGGATTCTCCGGTCTCGAGATCACCGTCTACGGCGCCAATCGTTCCCTCCATAGCGGCCATTACGGCAACTGGGCGCCGAATCCGAGCGAGCGCCTGGTGCATCTGCTGGCGTCGATGAAGGACGAAGCCGGGCGAGTGACGGTGGAGGGGTTCTATGACTCGGTGGTGCCCATCGGGGAGGCTGAGCGGCAGGCTTTGGACGAGGTGCCGGAGTTCGAAGCGACCTTGCGCCACGCTCTCGGCCTGGCCGAGTCGGTCGGTGAGGAGCGCTACAACGAGCGCCTGCTGTTGCCTTCGCTCAATCTGCGGGGCCTCGCCGGAGCAACCGTCGGCGCGACGGCGCGCAACGTCATCCCGTCGCAGGCGACGGCGTCGATCGACCTGCGCCTGGTGCTCGGCAACGATCCCGACGAGCTGGCGCAGAAGGTCGAGGACCACATCCGCCGCCAGGGTTACACCATCGTGCGGGAAGCTCCCGACGACGAGACCCGCCGAGCCCATCCTCGACTGGCGCGGGTGGTTCGTCAGGGTGGTTACCGAGCGGTGCGCACGGCCATGGACCTGCCGGCCGTTTCGGACCTCGTCGCCGCTGCCACCGCGGCCGCCGGCGAGCCGGTGGTGCGGGTACCGACCCTCGGCGGCTCGCTGCCTCTCTACCTCTTCGAAGGGCGGCCCTTGATCGGGGTGCCGATCGCCAACCACGACAACAACCAGCATGCGCCGAACGAGAATCTGCGGCTGGGCAACCTCTGGTACGGCGTCGACTTGATGGCGCTGCTGCTGACCCTGCCGCCGGCTGGCGCCGAATAA
- a CDS encoding beta-ketoacyl synthase N-terminal-like domain-containing protein: MRKVGIFGWGIIAPRSADVNEFADNLAGSESWLSAFDGFGPNNFLVGDPKFDFAAYKPWVDERFPPNRFPQLVDKMDPTTQLAVGSYIQALRQNPGLEQELQALGTEAHVYIGTGLGALPTIYDVSIAHHRAQRRWNRFWAQPERNRALADHLADPAATPFEVPASPEGLAGEERELTAEQWDAFWMTCSDGLAEFLDELREIEALRVEGDVESGKIRLIKTKRRRLARLKAHWGAPQPPWEAVSPNLLWNIHNSPAAQVSMLGQIKGLAFAPVAACSTFGVCLKLAIDTIARGEAKAVVVGATDPPPHMLTVGGFYNARVSSADASVSKPLSELRGTHVAGGAALWIVGDWEHMTARGFEPLGMEPVSVGVSADADHIITPSKEGPRTAVTQALEGAGIGPDDVGTWDLHATATPGDYLEVEGMRDVFPDSVLVSARKGTFGHGMSACGGWELTAQYLGYARGELYPTPLVESELNEEIAEVHRCFVFDRSVAAPSNYAGKLSMGIGGINACVVSRPLVKE; encoded by the coding sequence GTGCGCAAGGTAGGGATCTTTGGCTGGGGCATCATCGCCCCGCGATCGGCCGATGTGAACGAGTTCGCCGACAACCTCGCCGGCTCCGAGAGCTGGCTGTCGGCCTTCGATGGCTTCGGCCCGAACAACTTCCTGGTCGGCGATCCGAAGTTCGATTTCGCCGCCTACAAGCCGTGGGTCGATGAGCGCTTTCCGCCCAATCGCTTCCCACAGTTGGTCGACAAGATGGATCCCACCACCCAGTTGGCGGTGGGCTCCTATATTCAGGCGTTGCGTCAGAATCCCGGCCTCGAGCAGGAGCTCCAGGCGCTCGGGACCGAAGCCCACGTCTATATCGGCACCGGCCTCGGGGCCTTGCCCACCATCTACGACGTTTCGATCGCCCATCATCGCGCTCAGCGGCGCTGGAACCGATTCTGGGCTCAGCCCGAGCGCAATCGCGCCCTCGCCGATCATCTCGCCGATCCGGCGGCGACCCCCTTCGAGGTGCCGGCCTCGCCGGAGGGCCTCGCCGGCGAGGAGCGCGAGCTCACCGCCGAGCAGTGGGACGCCTTCTGGATGACGTGTTCCGATGGCCTGGCCGAGTTCCTCGACGAGCTGCGTGAGATCGAGGCCCTGCGGGTCGAGGGCGATGTCGAGTCGGGCAAGATCCGCTTGATCAAGACCAAGCGTCGTCGTCTCGCTCGCCTCAAGGCTCACTGGGGGGCGCCGCAGCCACCTTGGGAAGCGGTTTCCCCCAATCTGCTGTGGAACATCCACAACTCGCCGGCGGCGCAGGTGTCGATGCTAGGGCAGATCAAGGGCCTGGCCTTCGCACCGGTCGCCGCTTGCTCGACCTTCGGCGTTTGCTTGAAGCTCGCCATCGACACCATCGCCCGTGGTGAGGCCAAGGCGGTGGTGGTGGGGGCGACCGATCCTCCTCCCCACATGTTGACCGTCGGCGGCTTCTACAACGCCCGGGTCAGCTCGGCCGATGCCAGCGTCTCGAAGCCTCTCAGCGAGCTGCGCGGCACTCACGTCGCCGGCGGCGCCGCCCTCTGGATCGTCGGCGACTGGGAGCACATGACGGCGCGGGGCTTCGAGCCCCTCGGCATGGAGCCGGTTTCAGTCGGCGTGTCGGCCGACGCCGATCACATCATCACGCCTTCGAAGGAGGGGCCGCGAACCGCCGTCACCCAGGCTCTCGAAGGTGCCGGAATCGGGCCCGACGACGTCGGCACCTGGGATCTCCACGCCACCGCCACCCCCGGCGACTACCTCGAGGTCGAAGGCATGCGCGACGTCTTTCCCGACTCGGTGCTGGTGAGTGCCCGCAAGGGAACTTTCGGGCACGGCATGTCAGCCTGTGGCGGCTGGGAGCTGACGGCGCAGTACCTCGGCTACGCTCGCGGAGAGCTCTACCCGACGCCGTTGGTGGAGAGCGAGCTCAACGAGGAGATCGCCGAGGTCCACCGCTGCTTCGTCTTCGACCGGTCGGTGGCGGCACCGAGCAACTATGCCGGCAAGCTGTCGATGGGAATCGGCGGTATCAACGCCTGCGTCGTCTCGCGTCCGCTGGTCAAGGAGTGA
- a CDS encoding RNA polymerase sigma factor, translated as MRPEDAQLADDYLAGQPTAVASVEGWIRHAAQPYRRRLASSWDDVLQDVRLEVTRLLSQGTFRGESSLKTYLWRVVCHTCLDRIRSQSRWNWADLDAMPEWEAETILTDSGAKLRQESKDLLQRVLGQISDDCRQLWAMVLRGLSYREMSASVGVAEGTLRVRVLRCRKRAHELRSELLDHSSS; from the coding sequence ATGCGCCCCGAAGATGCCCAACTGGCAGACGATTACCTCGCTGGCCAACCCACCGCGGTGGCCTCCGTCGAGGGCTGGATCCGTCACGCCGCCCAGCCCTACCGTCGGCGCCTGGCGAGCTCCTGGGACGACGTGCTGCAAGATGTTCGACTCGAGGTCACCCGACTGCTCAGTCAAGGCACCTTCCGCGGCGAGTCGTCCCTCAAGACCTATCTCTGGCGAGTGGTCTGCCACACCTGCCTCGACCGCATCCGCTCCCAGAGCCGCTGGAACTGGGCCGACCTCGACGCCATGCCGGAGTGGGAGGCGGAGACCATCCTCACGGACAGCGGCGCCAAGCTACGGCAGGAATCGAAGGACCTGCTGCAACGGGTGCTCGGGCAGATCTCCGACGATTGTCGGCAACTCTGGGCGATGGTGTTGCGGGGCCTGAGCTACCGCGAGATGAGCGCCTCCGTGGGAGTCGCCGAGGGCACCCTCCGGGTGCGCGTGCTGCGCTGCCGGAAACGGGCCCACGAGCTCCGTTCCGAGTTGCTCGATCACAGTTCTTCGTAA
- a CDS encoding GntR family transcriptional regulator, whose amino-acid sequence MVHPSKADWLPRLDLASSVPLYEQLVEQVALAVAAGHLSPGDPLPSVRVLASTLRINPNTAARAVRELELRGLALAQRGVGTVVAEGAPKVAQERARELLRRDVLALVTVARRLGFEEKELMTVVGAVWKEHEP is encoded by the coding sequence ATGGTACACCCTTCGAAGGCGGACTGGCTTCCGCGTCTCGATCTCGCCAGCTCGGTGCCGCTCTACGAGCAACTCGTCGAGCAGGTCGCGCTGGCGGTGGCGGCCGGGCACCTGTCGCCGGGGGATCCGCTGCCGTCGGTGCGGGTCTTGGCGTCGACTCTGCGCATCAATCCCAACACCGCCGCTCGCGCGGTGCGCGAGCTGGAGCTGCGCGGCCTGGCCCTCGCCCAGCGAGGGGTCGGCACGGTGGTGGCTGAGGGCGCTCCGAAGGTCGCCCAGGAGCGTGCCCGGGAGCTGCTGAGGCGCGATGTCTTGGCCCTGGTGACGGTGGCCCGCCGGCTGGGTTTCGAGGAGAAAGAGCTGATGACTGTGGTGGGCGCAGTTTGGAAGGAGCACGAGCCATGA